A region of Nostoc sp. 'Peltigera membranacea cyanobiont' N6 DNA encodes the following proteins:
- a CDS encoding amidohydrolase family protein: MSETPVLDQIIKNVRVVRPHQDVIELLDLGIKDGKFAQIASNISPDTGKQVFDGKNLLGFPGVVDAHMHVGIYQPLDKDAVTETKAAAMGGVTTSLNYIRTGQYYLNKGGSYRDFFPEVLALSAGNFFVDYGYHIAPIASQHIDEIPLLFEEYGISSFKIFMFYGGYGLHGLSDQQNLFLMINKEERYDFAHFEFIMRGLTRLMEKHPEARDSISLSLHCEVAEILNAYTKIVENDSSLSGLHAYSAARPPHSEGLAICIASYLANETNCANINLLHLSSRKAMEAALTMQTAFPHINFRREVTVGHLLLDVDTPNGIWAKVNPPIRPRADVEYLWKAVLNNQVDWIVSDHACCSAEQKRSNKDPNNIWLAKSGFGGTEYLLSGVFSEGSKRGMSYNQMAKLLSWNPSRRFGLLEKGDIAVGYDADLVLVDPNESFVVCAAESESQQGYTPFEGVELTGRVKSTFLRGNLIYNNGQVLGSPTGRYLKRT; the protein is encoded by the coding sequence GTGTCTGAAACTCCCGTATTAGATCAAATTATAAAAAATGTGCGGGTAGTTCGTCCCCATCAGGATGTAATCGAACTACTTGATTTAGGCATTAAGGATGGAAAATTCGCTCAGATTGCTTCTAATATTAGCCCAGACACAGGCAAACAGGTATTTGATGGCAAAAACCTGCTAGGCTTTCCTGGAGTCGTAGATGCCCACATGCACGTCGGTATCTATCAACCCCTTGACAAAGATGCTGTGACTGAAACCAAAGCAGCCGCAATGGGAGGCGTAACTACCAGCCTGAATTACATCCGTACAGGGCAGTATTATCTTAACAAAGGCGGCTCATACCGCGATTTTTTTCCAGAGGTGTTGGCGTTATCCGCAGGTAATTTTTTTGTAGATTACGGCTATCACATCGCACCTATAGCTAGCCAGCATATCGATGAAATACCTTTATTGTTTGAGGAATACGGTATATCTTCGTTTAAAATCTTCATGTTTTATGGCGGCTATGGGTTGCATGGTTTATCAGACCAGCAAAACCTCTTTTTGATGATTAACAAAGAGGAAAGATACGACTTCGCCCATTTTGAATTTATTATGCGTGGTCTAACTCGCTTGATGGAAAAACATCCAGAAGCGCGAGATAGCATCAGCTTGAGTTTGCACTGTGAAGTTGCAGAAATTCTCAACGCTTATACCAAAATAGTTGAAAATGATTCTAGTCTGAGCGGATTACACGCTTACAGTGCAGCGCGTCCACCTCATTCTGAAGGTTTAGCAATTTGCATTGCTTCTTATTTGGCAAATGAAACTAACTGTGCAAATATCAATTTGTTGCACCTGAGTTCGCGGAAAGCAATGGAAGCAGCTTTGACTATGCAAACTGCTTTTCCTCATATCAACTTTCGGCGAGAAGTTACTGTCGGACATTTGTTATTAGATGTCGATACTCCTAATGGTATTTGGGCAAAAGTCAACCCTCCTATCCGTCCCCGCGCTGATGTGGAATACTTATGGAAAGCAGTACTCAACAATCAAGTAGATTGGATAGTTAGCGACCACGCTTGCTGTTCTGCTGAACAAAAAAGAAGTAATAAAGACCCGAATAATATTTGGTTAGCAAAGTCTGGTTTTGGTGGTACTGAATATTTACTTTCTGGTGTATTTAGTGAAGGTAGTAAGCGGGGGATGTCTTACAACCAGATGGCTAAGTTACTATCTTGGAACCCATCGCGGCGCTTTGGTTTGTTAGAAAAAGGTGATATTGCTGTTGGCTATGATGCTGATTTGGTGCTGGTAGACCCCAATGAAAGCTTTGTGGTATGTGCTGCTGAGTCGGAGTCACAACAAGGTTATACGCCTTTTGAAGGAGTAGAGTTAACTGGGCGGGTGAAGAGTACTTTTTTGCGTGGAAATCTTATTTACAACAATGGGCAAGTTTTAGGTTCACCCACTGGACGTTATTTAAAAAGAACATAG
- a CDS encoding aspartyl/asparaginyl beta-hydroxylase domain-containing protein, with the protein METFNEYHIDPTKFTFLKTFADNWQGIRDEYIRFINNASNEELKITYDILGPKSQTIKTKGKSKYSAFGVLFQGMFIEKYIQAYQIQYPDYGSDEASKHALELREKYFPNLANVIKNVNLLDDDIIRNVYYGTFHPGLDIKLHVNYNPHMNRGYLGLIVPEGDVAMKICHDQLYWHEGKFLVLDHSYPHCPHNYTNYDRTVLVVDFFKPDKPRDETIRFEKEQVTQRMQDNPYSLGVFGKSDKAKEEDFIKYGLAHQLEWDKALI; encoded by the coding sequence ATGGAAACTTTTAATGAATATCATATAGACCCAACTAAATTTACTTTTCTAAAAACTTTTGCAGATAACTGGCAAGGGATTAGAGATGAGTATATACGCTTTATTAATAATGCATCTAATGAGGAGTTAAAAATTACTTACGATATTCTTGGGCCCAAAAGCCAAACAATTAAAACTAAGGGGAAATCAAAATACAGCGCTTTTGGTGTATTGTTTCAAGGTATGTTTATTGAAAAATATATTCAAGCATATCAAATACAATATCCTGATTATGGGTCAGATGAGGCATCAAAACACGCACTTGAATTAAGAGAGAAATATTTCCCGAATTTAGCTAATGTAATAAAAAATGTAAATTTGCTTGATGATGATATCATCAGAAATGTATATTATGGTACATTCCATCCAGGCTTGGATATCAAGCTGCATGTAAACTATAACCCTCACATGAATCGCGGCTATTTAGGATTAATAGTGCCAGAGGGGGATGTGGCTATGAAAATATGCCACGATCAACTTTATTGGCATGAAGGAAAATTCCTGGTTTTAGATCATAGCTATCCCCATTGTCCACATAATTACACCAATTATGATAGAACTGTTTTAGTTGTAGACTTTTTTAAGCCGGATAAGCCTAGAGATGAAACAATCCGATTTGAAAAAGAGCAAGTCACCCAACGGATGCAAGATAATCCTTACAGCTTAGGTGTTTTTGGTAAAAGCGATAAAGCTAAAGAAGAAGATTTTATCAAGTATGGTTTAGCTCATCAATTAGAGTGGGATAAAGCTTTGATTTAG
- a CDS encoding zinc-binding dehydrogenase — MNATTYKKLIAKQLNQDFKSAIEIVEISISQPAASQVLIQNKFAGVNGGFDTLLCRGDVPYVNLIPPFDLGVEAVGEVIAMGENVKDFQIGDAVITTARGGGYREYQVIDANLAVKVREATPEVLTLIPTGVSALVALEQAGEMKSNEVVLVTAAAGGTGHIAVQLAKLAGNHVIGTCSSEAKAKLLRKLGCDRIINYRTENLNQILKQEYPSGINLIFDCVGKEVFDTCVENLAVRGRLVVVGFISEYAKNAEQITQPRLYHQLFWKAASVRGFLMPHYKEYMVEARDRLLNLFYSKKLKVAVDPTQFNSIESIPAAVEYLLSGKNCGKVVARF, encoded by the coding sequence ATGAACGCAACAACCTACAAAAAGTTAATAGCAAAGCAACTTAATCAAGATTTTAAATCTGCCATTGAAATTGTTGAGATTTCTATTTCCCAACCTGCTGCTAGCCAAGTTTTAATTCAAAACAAATTTGCTGGTGTTAACGGTGGATTTGATACCTTACTTTGCCGTGGTGATGTTCCTTATGTTAATTTAATTCCTCCTTTTGATTTAGGTGTCGAAGCTGTAGGGGAAGTTATCGCTATGGGTGAAAATGTCAAAGATTTTCAAATTGGTGATGCTGTCATAACTACGGCACGTGGTGGTGGTTATCGAGAATATCAGGTTATCGATGCAAACTTAGCGGTGAAAGTGCGTGAAGCTACACCAGAAGTTTTAACCTTGATTCCTACAGGTGTATCAGCCTTGGTTGCACTGGAACAAGCGGGGGAGATGAAAAGTAATGAAGTGGTTTTAGTGACAGCAGCGGCAGGGGGAACCGGTCATATTGCAGTGCAATTGGCAAAATTAGCCGGGAATCATGTCATTGGTACTTGCAGTTCTGAGGCGAAAGCAAAGTTATTGAGAAAATTAGGCTGCGATCGCATTATCAACTATCGCACAGAAAATCTCAATCAAATCCTCAAGCAAGAATACCCCAGTGGGATTAATTTAATTTTCGACTGTGTGGGTAAAGAAGTTTTTGATACCTGCGTTGAAAACTTGGCGGTGCGGGGACGCTTAGTAGTGGTTGGTTTTATCTCTGAATACGCAAAGAATGCAGAACAAATTACACAACCACGTCTTTATCACCAGCTATTTTGGAAAGCTGCTTCTGTGAGAGGCTTTCTCATGCCTCATTATAAGGAATATATGGTAGAGGCACGCGATCGCCTCTTAAACTTGTTCTACTCCAAGAAACTCAAAGTTGCCGTTGACCCAACTCAGTTTAACAGCATAGAATCTATTCCTGCTGCCGTTGAATATCTGCTTAGTGGTAAAAATTGCGGTAAAGTAGTTGCCAGGTTTTAG
- a CDS encoding RidA family protein has protein sequence MSSREVIIPKGMEILFEKFHYCPGIKVGNTLYISGQVGRDENLQVVKGIEAQFVQAFENVNQVLKAGGATFDNVVEMITYHVTGTGLGELQTEVIASGQSPDIIPFLPIFMQVKDRYFSNNFPTWTCLGVVGLSTPGLIVEIKCTAIVDN, from the coding sequence ATGTCCTCTCGTGAAGTGATTATTCCCAAAGGGATGGAAATTCTTTTTGAAAAGTTTCATTATTGTCCTGGTATTAAAGTTGGGAATACCTTATATATTTCAGGACAAGTAGGCAGAGATGAGAATTTGCAAGTTGTTAAGGGAATAGAAGCCCAGTTTGTTCAGGCTTTTGAGAATGTTAATCAGGTGTTAAAAGCAGGAGGAGCTACATTTGATAATGTAGTTGAGATGATTACATACCATGTGACTGGAACAGGATTAGGTGAACTTCAAACAGAAGTAATAGCTTCTGGTCAATCACCTGATATCATTCCATTTTTGCCAATTTTTATGCAGGTAAAAGACCGCTATTTCAGCAATAACTTTCCTACCTGGACTTGTCTGGGGGTAGTCGGACTGTCTACCCCAGGACTAATCGTTGAGATTAAATGTACGGCAATTGTTGACAACTAA
- a CDS encoding nuclear transport factor 2 family protein codes for MTQNSENTLKVARQAFENLTHGTATGEWEPLLDMLTEDFTLWFPMGKFHGLNVGKERAREFFEYVFESFTPGLNLTGLDRVTSNETTAVFEFRDEGLLFGQLYRNRVAVSFDVRGDKICGYREYFGSDGKSY; via the coding sequence ATGACACAAAATTCAGAAAACACTTTAAAAGTTGCTCGACAGGCATTTGAGAATCTGACGCATGGTACGGCAACTGGAGAGTGGGAACCATTGTTAGATATGCTCACAGAAGACTTCACCCTTTGGTTTCCAATGGGTAAATTCCACGGCTTGAATGTCGGAAAAGAAAGAGCTAGAGAATTTTTCGAGTACGTTTTTGAATCCTTTACTCCTGGTTTGAACCTGACTGGTTTAGACCGTGTTACTAGTAATGAAACAACGGCTGTCTTTGAGTTTCGAGATGAGGGACTTCTGTTCGGACAGCTTTACAGAAATCGGGTAGCAGTATCTTTTGATGTACGTGGAGACAAAATTTGTGGCTATAGAGAATACTTTGGCAGTGATGGGAAATCTTATTAA
- a CDS encoding peptidylprolyl isomerase: protein MTEAIQIGNRTITASELISLLASYQMLPQLQRELIIDEAIEQNSRFAKVGIECTPEEVAQAKQQFYAEKQFKNEEDIQAWMAHQGLIPEQLEVITIRRLKIEKFKQATWGNKLESYFFQSKAKLDKVIYSLLRTQDVGIAQELYFRIQAKENSFADLAREYSLGPEAQTGGLVGPIELNALHPVMVQMLSSSQPSQILPPTRIADWFVILRLEKFIPAQLDEFMKVRLLNELFETWLQEQQKQIMSAPGGEAEAQGQGKGDQPLT from the coding sequence ATGACTGAAGCGATCCAAATCGGTAATCGTACAATCACAGCAAGTGAACTGATTTCCTTGCTGGCAAGTTACCAAATGCTGCCACAGTTGCAGCGAGAATTGATCATTGATGAGGCGATAGAGCAAAACTCACGCTTCGCGAAGGTAGGGATAGAGTGTACACCTGAGGAAGTAGCCCAGGCCAAACAGCAGTTTTACGCTGAAAAACAGTTCAAAAATGAAGAAGACATCCAGGCTTGGATGGCACATCAAGGGCTGATTCCTGAACAACTAGAAGTTATTACCATTCGTAGGCTGAAAATTGAAAAATTCAAGCAAGCTACTTGGGGTAATAAACTAGAATCCTACTTTTTTCAGTCCAAGGCAAAACTAGACAAAGTGATTTATTCACTACTACGAACTCAGGATGTGGGAATTGCCCAAGAACTTTACTTTCGGATTCAGGCAAAAGAAAACTCTTTTGCTGACTTAGCACGGGAATACTCACTCGGGCCAGAAGCCCAGACTGGTGGCTTAGTAGGTCCTATTGAACTGAATGCACTACATCCAGTAATGGTGCAAATGCTCTCTAGCAGTCAACCAAGTCAGATATTGCCACCTACCCGCATCGCTGACTGGTTCGTGATTTTGCGACTGGAAAAATTTATCCCCGCACAACTGGATGAATTTATGAAAGTGCGCCTCTTGAATGAGCTCTTTGAAACCTGGCTACAAGAACAACAAAAACAAATAATGTCTGCACCAGGAGGGGAGGCAGAAGCACAAGGACAGGGAAAGGGCGATCAACCTTTAACCTAA
- a CDS encoding c-type cytochrome, translating to MDNQFTKPEILIQRIVLLTLAILLSVPLGFFGIQLVQASDPYVKSVLSLTGNPVQGHAIFQINCAGCHGLEADGRVGPSLQAVSKHKSQYGLIHQVISGETPPMPKFQPSTQEMADLLSYLESL from the coding sequence TTGGATAACCAGTTTACCAAACCTGAAATTTTGATTCAGCGCATCGTTTTATTGACGCTGGCCATACTGCTATCAGTCCCTTTGGGCTTTTTTGGTATTCAGTTGGTTCAAGCCTCCGATCCTTATGTTAAGAGTGTTCTATCTCTAACAGGAAACCCAGTTCAAGGACACGCGATCTTTCAAATTAACTGTGCTGGTTGTCACGGCTTGGAAGCAGACGGGCGAGTAGGGCCCAGTTTGCAAGCTGTTTCCAAGCATAAATCTCAATATGGATTGATTCACCAGGTGATCAGTGGCGAAACGCCGCCAATGCCAAAATTTCAGCCTAGCACCCAAGAAATGGCGGATCTTTTGAGCTATTTAGAGTCGTTGTAG
- the petG gene encoding cytochrome b6-f complex subunit V, with translation MVEPLLSGIVLGLVFVTLAGLFYAAYKQYKRPNQLGG, from the coding sequence GTGGTTGAACCCCTGCTATCAGGTATTGTCCTTGGTCTAGTTTTCGTCACCCTCGCCGGACTGTTTTACGCTGCCTATAAGCAATACAAGCGCCCCAATCAGTTGGGCGGTTGA
- the rsmD gene encoding 16S rRNA (guanine(966)-N(2))-methyltransferase RsmD, with translation MSLRIYGNRQLKTLPGKETRPTSARVREAVFNIWQGEIASCRWLDLCAGTGSMGAEALCRGANLAVGIEQSSRACATIQENWQQVANAEQEFRVLRGDITQQLKTLSGKQFDRIYFDPPYASGLYQPVLEAIAHHQLLDPSGEIAVEHASQGWIPPEIPAWEICREKVYGNTSLTFYRIVQ, from the coding sequence ATGAGCCTGAGAATTTACGGTAATCGCCAGCTAAAAACTTTACCAGGAAAAGAAACTAGACCTACCAGTGCGCGGGTAAGAGAGGCAGTATTTAATATTTGGCAGGGAGAAATTGCAAGTTGTCGCTGGCTAGATTTGTGCGCCGGTACTGGTTCAATGGGCGCAGAGGCTTTGTGTAGAGGAGCCAACCTAGCAGTGGGAATTGAACAATCCAGCCGAGCCTGTGCCACCATCCAAGAAAATTGGCAGCAGGTAGCTAATGCCGAGCAAGAATTTCGGGTATTGCGGGGAGATATTACGCAGCAGTTAAAGACTTTATCAGGCAAGCAATTCGATAGAATTTACTTCGATCCACCTTATGCCAGTGGATTGTACCAGCCAGTATTAGAAGCGATCGCTCACCATCAACTTTTAGATCCTAGTGGCGAAATCGCAGTTGAACACGCCTCACAAGGTTGGATACCCCCAGAGATTCCCGCTTGGGAAATTTGCCGCGAGAAAGTTTACGGCAACACATCACTTACTTTCTACAGAATTGTGCAATGA
- the hisH gene encoding imidazole glycerol phosphate synthase subunit HisH, which produces MPVIAVVDYEMGNLHSVCKGLEKAGATPNVTYSPKELEQADAIVLPGVGAFDPAVQHLRARGLEQPIKEAIASGKPFLGICLGLQILFESSAEGIQPGLGIIKGKVRRFRPEPDITIPHMGWNQLQMTQAKSILWEHLPSDPWVYFVHSYYVEPIDPLIRAAIITHGTQTVTAAIAHENLMAVQFHPEKSSNIGLQILSNFVAQVREKIPA; this is translated from the coding sequence ATGCCAGTTATTGCGGTCGTAGACTACGAGATGGGAAATTTGCACTCAGTCTGTAAAGGCTTAGAAAAAGCTGGGGCAACTCCTAATGTTACTTATTCTCCAAAGGAATTAGAGCAGGCAGATGCAATCGTACTACCAGGAGTAGGAGCATTTGATCCAGCAGTGCAACACCTGCGAGCGCGTGGTTTGGAACAACCTATTAAAGAAGCGATCGCATCTGGTAAACCTTTCTTAGGAATTTGTTTAGGATTGCAAATTCTCTTTGAATCAAGTGCAGAAGGTATCCAACCAGGACTAGGAATTATCAAAGGAAAAGTGCGGCGGTTTCGTCCCGAACCTGACATCACTATTCCTCACATGGGTTGGAATCAGCTGCAAATGACTCAGGCAAAAAGCATTTTGTGGGAGCATTTACCGTCCGATCCTTGGGTGTATTTTGTTCATTCTTACTATGTTGAGCCAATAGACCCGCTAATCAGGGCAGCAATCATCACCCACGGTACTCAAACCGTCACAGCTGCTATCGCTCACGAAAACCTCATGGCAGTTCAATTTCACCCCGAAAAATCCTCTAATATCGGATTGCAAATTCTGTCTAATTTTGTTGCTCAAGTCCGCGAAAAAATTCCTGCCTAA
- a CDS encoding nSTAND1 domain-containing NTPase — protein sequence MIGEHETRWIGRELLVDALTQKIQGNCRVLMLVGITGIGKSSLAVRLGLEPAMAQTWPILKLIRFDDNLHIFKQFAHQLLEKQMPSEPELGQNSQKLVIDLVTYLQTHPCLLVLDMVEEILEMGARGEFHYKDPLFAKFFDLFTQAETMPSRLILTSQDRLPVMVEGRYLERSHLEWLKGLNPEEALELFGIWEVHPQTDSEHEYLQRIISVYEGHPLALRVIAGEIRESPYNCDIQAYWHDYGEETIAIEQQKQASDLRSTADSVTLANYSVSLTDLVKCRVERTFTRLHVSSPLAYVLLCMGATYRCSVERTAWLILIADSSKEAQLIAFQTLQRRFLLETDYTVGRVLYRLHSLIRSIALQHLTNPESKAAR from the coding sequence TTGATTGGAGAGCATGAAACTCGCTGGATCGGGCGTGAATTGTTAGTTGATGCTTTGACTCAGAAGATTCAGGGCAATTGCCGTGTTCTGATGCTAGTCGGGATTACAGGTATTGGTAAGTCATCCCTTGCGGTTCGACTGGGCTTAGAACCAGCAATGGCTCAAACCTGGCCGATACTTAAACTAATTCGCTTTGATGACAATTTGCACATATTTAAACAGTTTGCTCACCAACTCTTAGAGAAGCAAATGCCATCAGAGCCAGAGTTAGGACAGAATTCTCAAAAACTGGTCATTGACCTCGTTACGTATTTGCAAACCCACCCCTGTTTGCTCGTTCTCGATATGGTTGAGGAAATTCTCGAAATGGGCGCTCGTGGCGAGTTTCACTACAAAGATCCCTTATTTGCCAAGTTTTTCGATCTGTTTACGCAAGCAGAAACAATGCCATCCCGTCTGATTCTAACCTCTCAGGATCGACTCCCTGTGATGGTCGAGGGACGGTATTTAGAGCGATCGCACCTTGAATGGCTCAAAGGCTTAAATCCCGAAGAAGCCCTCGAACTTTTTGGGATTTGGGAGGTTCATCCTCAGACAGACTCCGAACATGAATATCTCCAGCGCATCATTAGCGTTTATGAAGGTCATCCTCTGGCCTTGCGGGTAATCGCTGGAGAAATTCGAGAAAGTCCATACAACTGCGACATCCAAGCCTACTGGCACGATTATGGGGAAGAGACGATCGCCATCGAACAACAAAAACAGGCTTCTGATTTACGTTCAACCGCAGATTCAGTAACTTTAGCCAATTACAGCGTCAGTTTAACGGATCTAGTTAAGTGCCGCGTCGAAAGGACATTTACCCGTCTGCACGTTTCATCTCCTTTAGCTTACGTTCTGCTTTGTATGGGAGCTACATATCGATGCTCTGTAGAACGAACGGCCTGGTTAATTTTAATTGCAGATTCTTCCAAAGAAGCGCAATTAATAGCATTTCAAACCTTACAACGCCGCTTTTTACTAGAAACAGATTATACTGTTGGTCGGGTTTTGTATCGACTCCACAGTTTGATTCGCAGCATCGCGCTCCAGCATCTTACCAATCCTGAGTCAAAGGCGGCCCGATGA
- a CDS encoding tetratricopeptide repeat protein: protein MNVSDRELQLKTFTETEILNCCFTATGQLVLDSANDLDRQPTLHQKAHFRAAIYWLKHYQPDRQASQLKQVRGYLEAAYHLGQLEAWDLIRQILFVRLDSDRNLPLHQQLGIWGLYREQIDLCQPLLGKANHELDCLCLNNLGYAYTHLCQYQIAVNHYQRLLQLATENHNTEAQAKALGGLGLCYGNWGQYQTAWNYCQQQLQVLDRIDESRSSTKSGNAISVESLEWEQDSYGECPSTVVERGQTFATLGYLEIHLRRYRKAIYYCQQALAIAHTINDTQTQWYALGRLAVANAQLGKRQKALDALQQQYQQRHQNYNCRQVSAVLVNLGLVYCYQRNFQAAINCGQELLEINQQNGDISAQCYALLTLSFIHIWQDEVQLAMEKTRQCLSLARQFNYPHHESQSLSQFSYLHSAMGEIPQAKDYGEQALAIAQNVNNSLFKGIAFAVLGLAYLEAGKFVHSLRFIVASFITLPPWRGGDSKLLLALILKRFFKYLSKLSFIHLNKFVE, encoded by the coding sequence ATGAACGTCTCAGATCGAGAGTTGCAACTGAAGACATTTACAGAGACCGAGATTCTGAACTGTTGCTTTACAGCGACAGGACAATTGGTTCTAGATAGCGCCAACGATCTTGACCGACAACCGACTCTTCATCAAAAAGCGCATTTCCGAGCAGCTATTTACTGGCTTAAGCACTATCAACCCGATCGCCAAGCCTCCCAACTAAAGCAAGTGCGAGGCTACCTAGAGGCTGCTTACCATTTAGGGCAGCTTGAAGCCTGGGATTTGATTCGTCAAATTTTATTCGTTCGTCTTGATAGCGATCGCAATTTGCCATTACATCAGCAGCTTGGCATTTGGGGATTATATCGAGAACAGATCGATTTGTGTCAACCTTTGTTAGGTAAAGCCAATCATGAATTAGACTGCCTTTGTCTGAATAATCTAGGCTATGCCTATACCCATCTGTGCCAGTATCAAATAGCAGTTAATCACTACCAGCGTTTATTACAACTAGCAACAGAGAATCACAATACAGAAGCTCAAGCTAAAGCGTTGGGGGGTTTAGGGCTTTGCTATGGCAATTGGGGACAATATCAAACAGCTTGGAATTACTGTCAGCAGCAGTTGCAGGTATTGGATCGAATCGATGAATCTCGCTCTAGCACTAAATCGGGGAATGCCATATCAGTAGAAAGTTTAGAATGGGAGCAAGATAGTTATGGTGAATGCCCGTCTACAGTAGTTGAGAGAGGCCAAACTTTTGCGACTCTGGGGTATCTAGAAATTCACCTGCGACGTTACCGAAAGGCCATTTATTATTGTCAGCAAGCATTAGCGATCGCTCATACCATCAACGATACCCAAACCCAATGGTATGCTCTAGGACGGCTTGCAGTCGCCAATGCTCAGTTAGGAAAACGTCAAAAAGCCTTGGATGCCTTACAGCAACAGTACCAGCAGCGACACCAAAACTACAATTGCCGTCAAGTTAGTGCCGTATTAGTGAATCTGGGCTTAGTCTACTGCTATCAGCGCAACTTTCAAGCCGCCATCAACTGCGGACAAGAACTTTTAGAAATTAATCAACAGAATGGTGATATCAGCGCTCAGTGTTATGCCTTACTAACCCTATCTTTTATTCATATTTGGCAAGATGAAGTTCAACTGGCGATGGAAAAAACTCGTCAGTGTCTGAGTCTTGCCCGTCAATTTAACTATCCACACCACGAATCTCAGTCGTTATCACAATTTTCTTATCTCCATAGCGCAATGGGAGAGATTCCTCAAGCCAAAGATTATGGAGAACAGGCTTTAGCGATCGCTCAAAACGTTAACAATTCTTTATTTAAAGGTATTGCATTTGCTGTTTTGGGATTGGCTTACCTCGAAGCGGGTAAGTTTGTCCATAGTCTGCGTTTTATCGTTGCTAGTTTTATCACTCTCCCTCCTTGGCGCGGTGGAGATAGCAAGTTATTGTTAGCTTTAATTCTCAAAAGATTTTTCAAATATTTGTCAAAACTCAGTTTTATTCATTTGAACAAATTCGTCGAGTAA